A single Terriglobales bacterium DNA region contains:
- a CDS encoding tetratricopeptide repeat protein: MFLVHYAVLAAFMALPQVPVKLIQALPPAPPAAQPQAQPQAQPKTQLQAQPQPQARPQPQEPVEKPIKPDNGPSSTALVPQQIRKAEPPPPNATAQELEDTADDLRGEKAFADALDYYHAAIAKADSAILHNKVGITYLEMLRYDAAKREFERSTKMNKAYAEPYNNLGVVEYIHKNYGRAARRYQQAIKLRDDSASFHSNLGTAYFALKQYEKASIEYSKALTIDPDIFERKSRGGVSLQLASAEDRAKYEYVIAKMYAGLGNSDRCLIYLRKAIEDGYNAVDDVYKDREFTGMRKDPRFVDLMAARSKVLQIPPDPNPPAP, encoded by the coding sequence ATGTTTCTGGTTCATTATGCTGTTTTGGCAGCCTTTATGGCGCTGCCTCAAGTGCCGGTTAAATTAATCCAGGCCTTGCCTCCCGCCCCGCCTGCAGCCCAACCCCAAGCTCAACCTCAAGCTCAACCTAAAACTCAACTGCAAGCGCAGCCCCAGCCTCAAGCTCGGCCTCAGCCTCAAGAGCCTGTAGAGAAACCAATCAAGCCCGACAATGGGCCCAGCAGCACCGCCTTGGTGCCGCAACAGATCCGCAAAGCCGAGCCGCCGCCGCCGAACGCCACCGCCCAGGAATTGGAGGATACTGCCGACGATCTTCGCGGTGAAAAGGCCTTTGCCGACGCGCTCGATTACTATCACGCCGCCATAGCCAAGGCCGACTCCGCCATCTTGCACAACAAAGTCGGGATAACCTACCTGGAGATGTTGCGCTACGACGCCGCCAAGCGCGAATTCGAGCGCTCGACCAAGATGAATAAGGCCTATGCAGAGCCTTATAACAATCTTGGCGTGGTGGAATACATCCACAAAAACTACGGCCGCGCGGCCAGGCGATATCAACAGGCGATTAAGCTGCGCGACGACTCCGCCTCGTTCCACAGCAATCTGGGCACGGCATACTTTGCGCTAAAGCAGTACGAGAAGGCCTCGATAGAGTATTCCAAGGCGCTGACCATAGATCCCGATATTTTTGAGCGCAAGTCGCGCGGTGGAGTATCGCTGCAACTGGCTTCAGCCGAAGACCGCGCCAAATATGAGTACGTAATCGCCAAAATGTACGCTGGCCTGGGAAACTCCGATCGTTGTTTGATCTATCTGAGGAAAGCCATCGAGGATGGATACAACGCAGTTGATGATGTGTATAAGGACCGCGAGTTTACCGGCATGCGCAAAGATCCGCGCTTCGTTGATCTCATGGCGGCAAGGTCCAAGGTCTTGCAGATTCCCCCGGACCCGAATCCTCCGGCACCATAG